DNA sequence from the Penicillium psychrofluorescens genome assembly, chromosome: 3 genome:
TAACTCGGGGGTTCGGTTTTGTGTAGGAATCCTTCGTCAAGCTTGGTTTCCACCTCttgatgttcttcttctacctGTACAGCATGATCGTCGCTCTCATCCGCGACGAGAACTGATTTCGCGAAAAGACCGAAACCGCCGTACGCCATGGTCGTCCCGCCTAGCTCATCGCTAGTCATGCTGCGGTGCGGCGCAATGCGATATACAAATGCGATTATACCCCTATGCAAGTTGAGTATCATGAAGAACGAATGGTATGATGCGCTCTCGAATTCAATCTTGCGATAGATGGTCTGGTTGGCGTGAGTAATAATGGAGGTTGTCGTGTGTGGCTgtctgctctctctctctcttggAGGGAGGGTGTCCCGGAACATCGTGATTGTGTGTTGGGCTCAGTGTGGCTCAAGTATGCTCTTCTGGCTGTAATTGTTTCTTGATGTTTGAAGCTggttttttctctttttaTCTTTCCGTGTTGATCTTGCTATGTCTTTCGGCCTGTGAGTTGTATATACCTCCTGCGCGGTCTGGCAATGAAGAGTACGATACCCAACTGGCAACTAACTTGTAATTTTCCCAAGTAGACCTGAAGTGAAGTAGATTCAAAAAAAATCTGCTcagtaaaaaaaaaaagtgatGCTGCTGAGTGGTTGTATTCTTCACCTCGGGAGCCTCCCGTCGCCCGTAAaattccttcttcaacaaccaccTCCGTCAACACCTTTCTCCATTACTCGCGGGCATATATTATTCGTCCCCATAATAAGATCCCACAATGTCATCATTACTAGGCGCTGGATATGACTCCAGCGACGATGACAATACCACAGCCACCCACACACCGGCGACGACCGCAACCAAGGTCGTCGCTGCGCCAGAAGTGAATACAGAGGTTTGGTTCCCGGCCTCCTGCACTGCGCAGGAGCTTCATTCGACCCTCCCAGATGGACCGATAAGACTAACAACTCTACAGGACCACGCGCACATGCAAATGACGCTCGCCAACACCTCCTCGCAAGCCCTCACCTACAACGCCACGTACGATGACCTAATGCGACCATCGCAAGGGCCCGTCAATCCCTTCAAACCAGCCGGCGCCGGCAACGGTGTCAAGCGCAAGAACGTCCCCACCGGATttgcggaggaggcggctATTAGCGagtcgaccttctcggcgcAACATCGCACGTTCCAGAGTCTCGGGTACACGCGCAACCCCACGGCACCGGATCAGTTTATCGGCGATATTCAGAATGCGGCGCAGTTTGGCGGCCGCGATGTGGTGCAGATGAAGCCCACCAAGGAGGCCTCGGCGAAGTGGCGTGCGAAGCGGCAAAGGAAAGGCGACTCCGGCGTTGTTGAGGGTGACGGTGCTTATCTGGGCCCGTGGGCGAAGTATACGAATCAGGAGCAATATGATGAGGTGGAGGTTGGGGACGGAGAGGAGCACGAGCTTGCCAGCGATGAGGAGTGggttgaggaagatgagACTCTGGCCTCCGGTGCACCAATGCCTGCTATGAGCAAGGCCGCGACTGAGTACGAGGGCGATCTCACCAACGTGGAAAGAACCGAATTCCACGGCACAGAGCAGTACGACTACCAGGGTCGGACGTACATGCATGTGCCCCAGGATCTCGATATTGATCTAGACAAGGAAGTCGGCAGCGTCAAGAACTACGTGCCGAAGAAACTGATTCACACTTGGAAGTCTCACACGAAGCCCATTACTTCTCTGCGGTTCTTTCCCAAGTCAGGCCATTTGCTCCTTTCCTCGGCTGCAGACGGCAAAGCCAAGATCTGGGATGTGTATCATCAGCGGGAGCTGCTGCGCACGTTCTCTGGCCACAACAAGGCCATCACGGACACGGACTTCCATCCGTCAGGGAAAACATTCCTCACAGCCTCGTACGACCGACAGATCAAACTCTGGGACACCGAGTACGGGAAGTGTTTGGGCCGATTCTCGACCGGCAAGACGCCGCACGTCGTCCGGTTCAATCCCGGTCCCGAGCACTCGCACGAGTTCCTGGCCGGTATGTccgacaagaagatcgtgCAGTTCGACACGCGATCGGGCGAGCTGGTCCAAGAATACGACCACCATCTGGCCGCGATCAACACGCTCACCTTCGTCGACGACAACCGACGTTTCATCTCCACATCGGACGACAAGTCCCTCCGCGCATGGGAATACGGCATCCCCGTACCAATCAAGTTCATCGCCGAGCCGTACATGTTCGCGCTCACGCGCGCAGCAGCGCACCCGAACGGTAAATACGTCGCCTTCCAGTCCGGTGACAACCAGATCGTCGTGTATGGCGCGACAGACAAGTTCCGCCAGAACCGCAAGAAGAGTTTCCGGGGTCACAACAATGCCGGCTACGCGATCGATCTTAAGATCTCACCGGATGGCCAATTTATTGTTTCGGGTGATGGCGGTGGGTTTGTCTGTTTCTGGGATTGGAAGACGGGGAAGATGTATCATAAGATGATGGCTGGTGGGAAGGAGGGCGGTGCCGTTACTTGTGTGGATTGGCATCCGCAAGAGACGTCCAAGGTTGTCACTGGTGGATTGGATGCGACTATCAAGTACTGGGATTAAAAGGTTACGAAACGAATTGTATAGTCTATCAATCAATGGCCCTGTCCTCCCctgttggtgttgatatACTTCCCGCCAACTCATTTGGGATGCAATGGGTTCGAGAGAAAGTGCTGACTTGTATGTAAACAATGAATAAAGTCAATTCTATAGGTCTGACCAAGAAGGGAATCAAAAACAAACTATACatatcctccatctccccaATCCCACCATCAGAACCCATCTCGATCAATATGCAGTCGATCGAAAAACCCGGAACCAGAGAGACGCAAGATGGTGCCAAGAATGCCTAATCAAAGACACCGGCGAGAGGTACCGCGGATACTTCCACATCAGCACAGAGACCGCTCCCAGACCAGTAACAAGCAGCGAGCTCAgccccagccccagcaccgaGCTCTGCCGCTGCACAGCCTGAATGACATCGGAATAGCGCTGGTTACTAAACGACACCCGCGCATACTGCGTCTGCCAGCCCACGAACGGAAAATATCGATCTACAGACTCCTCCACCGACTTGCGCAGCTTGTACAGCGGCGACTTGACACCCCAGCGCATCTCGAGGTAATTCTGCTTGGACAGGTCGTTGATGGCGTATGTATCCGCGCAGCGCTGGTCGGTGTATGCCTGGAACGCAGCGAGGCGGTTGAGGGCGCGGGCGTGCGCATCTGCCTGTGGGTCGTAGACGCCGCGGGAGTCGAGCATCTCAAACAGCACCCGGACGTCTTCGAGGCCTGCGTTCAGGCCCTGCCCGTAAAAGGGCAGGACGGCGTGCGCGGCATCGCCGAGTATGGCGACGCT
Encoded proteins:
- a CDS encoding uncharacterized protein (ID:PFLUO_004271-T1.cds;~source:funannotate); the encoded protein is MSSLLGAGYDSSDDDNTTATHTPATTATKVVAAPEVNTEVWFPASCTAQELHSTLPDGPIRLTTLQDHAHMQMTLANTSSQALTYNATYDDLMRPSQGPVNPFKPAGAGNGVKRKNVPTGFAEEAAISESTFSAQHRTFQSLGYTRNPTAPDQFIGDIQNAAQFGGRDVVQMKPTKEASAKWRAKRQRKGDSGVVEGDGAYLGPWAKYTNQEQYDEVEVGDGEEHELASDEEWVEEDETLASGAPMPAMSKAATEYEGDLTNVERTEFHGTEQYDYQGRTYMHVPQDLDIDLDKEVGSVKNYVPKKLIHTWKSHTKPITSLRFFPKSGHLLLSSAADGKAKIWDVYHQRELLRTFSGHNKAITDTDFHPSGKTFLTASYDRQIKLWDTEYGKCLGRFSTGKTPHVVRFNPGPEHSHEFLAGMSDKKIVQFDTRSGELVQEYDHHLAAINTLTFVDDNRRFISTSDDKSLRAWEYGIPVPIKFIAEPYMFALTRAAAHPNGKYVAFQSGDNQIVVYGATDKFRQNRKKSFRGHNNAGYAIDLKISPDGQFIVSGDGGGFVCFWDWKTGKMYHKMMAGGKEGGAVTCVDWHPQETSKVVTGGLDATIKYWD